From Sardina pilchardus chromosome 9, fSarPil1.1, whole genome shotgun sequence, a single genomic window includes:
- the LOC134092396 gene encoding semaphorin-3F-like isoform X3: MMPSVPCVVWPLLLLATVALALASADESQAAPRVLLSFKELHSTGTSHHFSYLLNTTAFRILRMDEDYDRMYVGSKDYILSLDLRDINREPRIIHWPVSQQRKTECVLSGKDVNGECGNFIRLIEPWNRTHLYICGTGAYNPICTYVNRGRKLEEYIFHLEPGKEDSGKGKCTYDPKLNSVSTLINGELYAGVYVDFMGTDSAIFRTLGTHTAMRTDQYNSRWLNDPTFVGVQLIPDSAERNDDKLYFFFREKASELGQSTKTHARIGRICLNDDGGHCCLVNKWSSFLKARLVCSVPGADGVETHFDELRDVYIQPTQDTKNPVIYAVFSVSGSVFKGSAVCVYSMSDIRMVFNGPFAHKEGPNYQWVPYTGKIPYPRPGTCPGGTFTPNMRSTKDYPDEVINFMRTHASMFNAVSPVHQHPLVVRSGVDYEFTTIAVDQVTAADGTYQVLFLGTDRGTVQKVIVLPRDDLQTEELVLEEVEVFKVPSPVTTMKISSKRQQLYVASAAGVSQLALQRCDVYGEECADCCLARDPYCAWDGNTCSRYSHSLKRRSRRQDVKYGNPMRQCRGFNSNANRNAVEAVQYAVEGSSTFLECQARSPQAAIRWHHHRGSSDRRKEVRFDGRVLRLEQGLLLRSLQVSDSGLYLCSATENNFKHVLARLQLVVLASGAVSAALVESGQTAPPLQPSAGQYRDLLTILSQPEIGLINQYCQDYWSLGDPQVDGARAELGEQRKPRSRRHHHGGAGPHHRTHTHGEETHHHHPHHNSGAAESDDGQQAEES; this comes from the exons ATGATGCCCTCTGTGCCGTGTGTTGTctggccgctgctgctgctggccacgGTGGCGCTGGCGTTGGCATCGGCTGACGAGTCACAGGCCGCCCCTCGCGTCCTCCTGTCCTTCAAAG agctccACTCCACTGGAACCAGCCACCATTTCTCGTACCTGCTGAACACGACGGCGTTCCGTATCCTGCGGATGGACGAGGACTACGACCGCATGTACGTGGGCAGCAAGGACTACATCCTGTCCCTCGACCTACGCGACATCAACCGAGAGCCGCGCatc ATCCACTGGCCAGTGAGCCAGCAGAGGAAGACTGAGTGTGTCCTCAGCGGCAAGGACGTCAAC ggggaGTGCGGGAACTTCATCCGATTGATAGAACCGTGGAACCGGACACACCTCTACATCTGCGGAACCGGAGCCTATAATCCAATCTGCACCTACGTCAACCGAGGCCGCAAACTAGAG GAGTATATTTTCCACCTGGAGCCTGGCAAGGAGGATTCTGGGAAGGGGAAGTGCACCTATGACCCAAAGCTGAATAGCGTGTCTACTTTGATTA ACGGTGAGctgtatgcaggtgtgtatgtggacTTCATGGGGACGGACTCGGCCATCTTCCGTACGCTGGGAACACACACTGCCATGAGGACAGACCAGTACAACTCCCGATGGCtcaacg atcCCACGTTCGTTGGCGTGCAGCTGATCCCAGACAGTGCGGAGAGGAACGACGATAAGCTCTACTTCTTCTTCCGCGAGAAGGCCTCAGAGCTGGGACAGAGCACCAAGACCCACGCCAGGATCGGACGCAtatgcctg AATGATGACGGTGGTCACTGTTGCCTGGTGAATAAGTGGAGCTCGTTCCTGAAGGCTCGGCTCGTCTGCTCCGTCCCAGGGGCTGATGGGGTTGAGACACACTTCGATGAGCTCC gaGATGTGTACATCCAGCCTACACAAGACACCAAAAACCCGGTCATATATGCAGTGTTCTCTGTGTCAGG GTCGGTGTTTAAGGGctcggccgtgtgtgtgtactccatgTCGGATATCCGCATGGTCTTCAACGGCCCCTTCGCCCACAAGGAGGGACCCAACTACCAGTGGGTACCGTACACTGGCAAGATCCCCTACCCACGCCCTGGCACG TGTCCAGGCGGCACGTTCACGCCGAACATGAGGTCCACTAAGGACTACCCTGACGAGGTCATCAACTTCATGCGCACGCACGCGTCCATGTTCAACGCCGTGTCCCCGGTGCATCAGCACCCCCTGGTGGTGCGCTCCGGCGTGGACTACGAGTTCACCACCATCGCCGTGGACCAGGTGACCGCCGCCGACGGGACATACCAGGTGCTCTTCCTGGGGACAG ACAGAGGGACGGTCCAAAAGGTGATCGTTTTGCCCCGAGATGACCTGCAGACAGAGGAGCTGGTCCTGGAGGAAGTGGAGGTctttaag GTCCCATCTCCAGTGACGACCATGAAGATCTCATCGAAAAGG CAACAGCTGTACGTGGCGTCGGCGGCGGGCGTGAGCCAGCTGGCACTGCAGCGCTGCGACGTGTACGGAGAGGAGTGTGCCGACTGCTGCCTGGCACGAGACCCCTACTGCGCCTGGGACGGCAACACCTGCTCACGCTACTCCCACTCGCTAAAgag ACGCAGCCGACGTCAGGATGTGAAGTACGGCAACCCGATGCGGCAGTGCCGCGGCTTCAACTCCAACG CCAATAGGAACGCGGTGGAGGCGGTGCAGTATGCGGTGGAGGGCAGCAGCACCTTCCTGGAGTGCCAGGCGCGCTCACCACAGGCCGCCATCAGGTGGCACCATCACCGTGGTAGCAGTGACCGCAGGAAGGAG GTGCGGTTCGATGGGCGAGTGCTGCGTCTGGAGCAGGGCTTGTTGCTGCGCTCGCTGCAGGTGTCGGACTCGGGGCTGTACCTGTGCAGCGCCACCGAGAACAACTTCAAGCACGTGCTGGCGCGGCTGCAGCTGGTGGTGCTGGCCAGTGGGGCGGTGAGCGCCGCCCTGGTGGAGAGCGGCCAGACTGCGCCCCCCCTGCAGCCCAGCGCCGGCCAGTACCGCGACCTGCTGACCATCCTGAGCCAGCCCGAGATCGGCCTCATCAACCAGTACTGCCAGGACTACTGGTCGCTAGGAGACCCGCAGGTGGACGGAGCCAGGGCGGAGCTGGGGGAGCAGAGGAAACCCAGGAGTCGGCGACATCATCACGGGGGGGCGGGGCCtcaccaccgcacacacacacacggggaggaGACGCACCATCACCACCCGCATCACAACTCAGGAGCGGCAGAGTCCGATGATGGACAGCAGGCTGAGGAGTCATGA
- the LOC134092396 gene encoding semaphorin-3F-like isoform X1 translates to MMPSVPCVVWPLLLLATVALALASADESQAAPRVLLSFKELHSTGTSHHFSYLLNTTAFRILRMDEDYDRMYVGSKDYILSLDLRDINREPRIIHWPVSQQRKTECVLSGKDVNGECGNFIRLIEPWNRTHLYICGTGAYNPICTYVNRGRKLESFRHLQQPQMRGRRSSRAADTSDMFDQSALEEYIFHLEPGKEDSGKGKCTYDPKLNSVSTLINGELYAGVYVDFMGTDSAIFRTLGTHTAMRTDQYNSRWLNDPTFVGVQLIPDSAERNDDKLYFFFREKASELGQSTKTHARIGRICLNDDGGHCCLVNKWSSFLKARLVCSVPGADGVETHFDELRDVYIQPTQDTKNPVIYAVFSVSGSVFKGSAVCVYSMSDIRMVFNGPFAHKEGPNYQWVPYTGKIPYPRPGTCPGGTFTPNMRSTKDYPDEVINFMRTHASMFNAVSPVHQHPLVVRSGVDYEFTTIAVDQVTAADGTYQVLFLGTDRGTVQKVIVLPRDDLQTEELVLEEVEVFKVPSPVTTMKISSKRQQLYVASAAGVSQLALQRCDVYGEECADCCLARDPYCAWDGNTCSRYSHSLKRRSRRQDVKYGNPMRQCRGFNSNANRNAVEAVQYAVEGSSTFLECQARSPQAAIRWHHHRGSSDRRKEVRFDGRVLRLEQGLLLRSLQVSDSGLYLCSATENNFKHVLARLQLVVLASGAVSAALVESGQTAPPLQPSAGQYRDLLTILSQPEIGLINQYCQDYWSLGDPQVDGARAELGEQRKPRSRRHHHGGAGPHHRTHTHGEETHHHHPHHNSGAAESDDGQQAEES, encoded by the exons ATGATGCCCTCTGTGCCGTGTGTTGTctggccgctgctgctgctggccacgGTGGCGCTGGCGTTGGCATCGGCTGACGAGTCACAGGCCGCCCCTCGCGTCCTCCTGTCCTTCAAAG agctccACTCCACTGGAACCAGCCACCATTTCTCGTACCTGCTGAACACGACGGCGTTCCGTATCCTGCGGATGGACGAGGACTACGACCGCATGTACGTGGGCAGCAAGGACTACATCCTGTCCCTCGACCTACGCGACATCAACCGAGAGCCGCGCatc ATCCACTGGCCAGTGAGCCAGCAGAGGAAGACTGAGTGTGTCCTCAGCGGCAAGGACGTCAAC ggggaGTGCGGGAACTTCATCCGATTGATAGAACCGTGGAACCGGACACACCTCTACATCTGCGGAACCGGAGCCTATAATCCAATCTGCACCTACGTCAACCGAGGCCGCAAACTAGAG AGCTTTCGGCACCTGCAGCAGCCTCAGATGcgagggaggaggagcagccGGGCGGCTGACACCAGTGACATGTTTGACCAATCAGCACTGGAG GAGTATATTTTCCACCTGGAGCCTGGCAAGGAGGATTCTGGGAAGGGGAAGTGCACCTATGACCCAAAGCTGAATAGCGTGTCTACTTTGATTA ACGGTGAGctgtatgcaggtgtgtatgtggacTTCATGGGGACGGACTCGGCCATCTTCCGTACGCTGGGAACACACACTGCCATGAGGACAGACCAGTACAACTCCCGATGGCtcaacg atcCCACGTTCGTTGGCGTGCAGCTGATCCCAGACAGTGCGGAGAGGAACGACGATAAGCTCTACTTCTTCTTCCGCGAGAAGGCCTCAGAGCTGGGACAGAGCACCAAGACCCACGCCAGGATCGGACGCAtatgcctg AATGATGACGGTGGTCACTGTTGCCTGGTGAATAAGTGGAGCTCGTTCCTGAAGGCTCGGCTCGTCTGCTCCGTCCCAGGGGCTGATGGGGTTGAGACACACTTCGATGAGCTCC gaGATGTGTACATCCAGCCTACACAAGACACCAAAAACCCGGTCATATATGCAGTGTTCTCTGTGTCAGG GTCGGTGTTTAAGGGctcggccgtgtgtgtgtactccatgTCGGATATCCGCATGGTCTTCAACGGCCCCTTCGCCCACAAGGAGGGACCCAACTACCAGTGGGTACCGTACACTGGCAAGATCCCCTACCCACGCCCTGGCACG TGTCCAGGCGGCACGTTCACGCCGAACATGAGGTCCACTAAGGACTACCCTGACGAGGTCATCAACTTCATGCGCACGCACGCGTCCATGTTCAACGCCGTGTCCCCGGTGCATCAGCACCCCCTGGTGGTGCGCTCCGGCGTGGACTACGAGTTCACCACCATCGCCGTGGACCAGGTGACCGCCGCCGACGGGACATACCAGGTGCTCTTCCTGGGGACAG ACAGAGGGACGGTCCAAAAGGTGATCGTTTTGCCCCGAGATGACCTGCAGACAGAGGAGCTGGTCCTGGAGGAAGTGGAGGTctttaag GTCCCATCTCCAGTGACGACCATGAAGATCTCATCGAAAAGG CAACAGCTGTACGTGGCGTCGGCGGCGGGCGTGAGCCAGCTGGCACTGCAGCGCTGCGACGTGTACGGAGAGGAGTGTGCCGACTGCTGCCTGGCACGAGACCCCTACTGCGCCTGGGACGGCAACACCTGCTCACGCTACTCCCACTCGCTAAAgag ACGCAGCCGACGTCAGGATGTGAAGTACGGCAACCCGATGCGGCAGTGCCGCGGCTTCAACTCCAACG CCAATAGGAACGCGGTGGAGGCGGTGCAGTATGCGGTGGAGGGCAGCAGCACCTTCCTGGAGTGCCAGGCGCGCTCACCACAGGCCGCCATCAGGTGGCACCATCACCGTGGTAGCAGTGACCGCAGGAAGGAG GTGCGGTTCGATGGGCGAGTGCTGCGTCTGGAGCAGGGCTTGTTGCTGCGCTCGCTGCAGGTGTCGGACTCGGGGCTGTACCTGTGCAGCGCCACCGAGAACAACTTCAAGCACGTGCTGGCGCGGCTGCAGCTGGTGGTGCTGGCCAGTGGGGCGGTGAGCGCCGCCCTGGTGGAGAGCGGCCAGACTGCGCCCCCCCTGCAGCCCAGCGCCGGCCAGTACCGCGACCTGCTGACCATCCTGAGCCAGCCCGAGATCGGCCTCATCAACCAGTACTGCCAGGACTACTGGTCGCTAGGAGACCCGCAGGTGGACGGAGCCAGGGCGGAGCTGGGGGAGCAGAGGAAACCCAGGAGTCGGCGACATCATCACGGGGGGGCGGGGCCtcaccaccgcacacacacacacggggaggaGACGCACCATCACCACCCGCATCACAACTCAGGAGCGGCAGAGTCCGATGATGGACAGCAGGCTGAGGAGTCATGA
- the LOC134092396 gene encoding semaphorin-3F-like isoform X2 produces the protein MMPSVPCVVWPLLLLATVALALASADESQAAPRVLLSFKELHSTGTSHHFSYLLNTTAFRILRMDEDYDRMYVGSKDYILSLDLRDINREPRIIHWPVSQQRKTECVLSGKDVNGECGNFIRLIEPWNRTHLYICGTGAYNPICTYVNRGRKLESFRHLQQPQMRGRRSSRAADTSDMFDQSALEEYIFHLEPGKEDSGKGKCTYDPKLNSVSTLINGELYAGVYVDFMGTDSAIFRTLGTHTAMRTDQYNSRWLNDPTFVGVQLIPDSAERNDDKLYFFFREKASELGQSTKTHARIGRICLNDDGGHCCLVNKWSSFLKARLVCSVPGADGVETHFDELRDVYIQPTQDTKNPVIYAVFSVSGSVFKGSAVCVYSMSDIRMVFNGPFAHKEGPNYQWVPYTGKIPYPRPGTCPGGTFTPNMRSTKDYPDEVINFMRTHASMFNAVSPVHQHPLVVRSGVDYEFTTIAVDQVTAADGTYQVLFLGTDRGTVQKVIVLPRDDLQTEELVLEEVEVFKVPSPVTTMKISSKRQQLYVASAAGVSQLALQRCDVYGEECADCCLARDPYCAWDGNTCSRYSHSLKRRSRRQDVKYGNPMRQCRGFNSNANRNAVEAVQYAVEGSSTFLECQARSPQAAIRWHHHRGSSDRRKEVRFDGRVLRLEQGLLLRSLQVSDSGLYLCSATENNFKHVLARLQLVVLASGAVSAALVESGQTAPPLQPSAGQYRDLLTILSQPEIGLINQYCQDYWSLGDPQVDGARAELGEQRKPRSRRHHHGGAGPHHRTHTHGEETHHHHPHHNSGAAESDDGQQAEES, from the exons ATGATGCCCTCTGTGCCGTGTGTTGTctggccgctgctgctgctggccacgGTGGCGCTGGCGTTGGCATCGGCTGACGAGTCACAGGCCGCCCCTCGCGTCCTCCTGTCCTTCAAAG agctccACTCCACTGGAACCAGCCACCATTTCTCGTACCTGCTGAACACGACGGCGTTCCGTATCCTGCGGATGGACGAGGACTACGACCGCATGTACGTGGGCAGCAAGGACTACATCCTGTCCCTCGACCTACGCGACATCAACCGAGAGCCGCGCatc ATCCACTGGCCAGTGAGCCAGCAGAGGAAGACTGAGTGTGTCCTCAGCGGCAAGGACGTCAAC ggggaGTGCGGGAACTTCATCCGATTGATAGAACCGTGGAACCGGACACACCTCTACATCTGCGGAACCGGAGCCTATAATCCAATCTGCACCTACGTCAACCGAGGCCGCAAACTAGAG AGCTTTCGGCACCTGCAGCAGCCTCAGATGcgagggaggaggagcagccGGGCGGCTGACACCAGTGACATGTTTGACCAATCAGCACTGGAG GAGTATATTTTCCACCTGGAGCCTGGCAAGGAGGATTCTGGGAAGGGGAAGTGCACCTATGACCCAAAGCTGAATAGCGTGTCTACTTTGATTA ACGGTGAGctgtatgcaggtgtgtatgtggacTTCATGGGGACGGACTCGGCCATCTTCCGTACGCTGGGAACACACACTGCCATGAGGACAGACCAGTACAACTCCCGATGGCtcaacg atcCCACGTTCGTTGGCGTGCAGCTGATCCCAGACAGTGCGGAGAGGAACGACGATAAGCTCTACTTCTTCTTCCGCGAGAAGGCCTCAGAGCTGGGACAGAGCACCAAGACCCACGCCAGGATCGGACGCAtatgcctg AATGATGACGGTGGTCACTGTTGCCTGGTGAATAAGTGGAGCTCGTTCCTGAAGGCTCGGCTCGTCTGCTCCGTCCCAGGGGCTGATGGGGTTGAGACACACTTCGATGAGCTCC gaGATGTGTACATCCAGCCTACACAAGACACCAAAAACCCGGTCATATATGCAGTGTTCTCTGTGTCAGG GTCGGTGTTTAAGGGctcggccgtgtgtgtgtactccatgTCGGATATCCGCATGGTCTTCAACGGCCCCTTCGCCCACAAGGAGGGACCCAACTACCAGTGGGTACCGTACACTGGCAAGATCCCCTACCCACGCCCTGGCACG TGTCCAGGCGGCACGTTCACCCCGAACATGAGGTCCACTAAGGACTACCCTGACGAG GTCATCAACTTCATGCGCACGCACGCGTCCATGTTCAACGCCGTGTCCCCGGTGCATCAGCACCCCCTGGTGGTGCGCTCCGGCGTGGACTACGAGTTCACCACCATCGCCGTGGACCAGGTGACCGCCGCCGACGGGACATACCAGGTGCTCTTCCTGGGGACAG ACAGAGGGACGGTCCAAAAGGTGATCGTTTTGCCCCGAGATGACCTGCAGACAGAGGAGCTGGTCCTGGAGGAAGTGGAGGTctttaag GTCCCATCTCCAGTGACGACCATGAAGATCTCATCGAAAAGG CAACAGCTGTACGTGGCGTCGGCGGCGGGCGTGAGCCAGCTGGCACTGCAGCGCTGCGACGTGTACGGAGAGGAGTGTGCCGACTGCTGCCTGGCACGAGACCCCTACTGCGCCTGGGACGGCAACACCTGCTCACGCTACTCCCACTCGCTAAAgag ACGCAGCCGACGTCAGGATGTGAAGTACGGCAACCCGATGCGGCAGTGCCGCGGCTTCAACTCCAACG CCAATAGGAACGCGGTGGAGGCGGTGCAGTATGCGGTGGAGGGCAGCAGCACCTTCCTGGAGTGCCAGGCGCGCTCACCACAGGCCGCCATCAGGTGGCACCATCACCGTGGTAGCAGTGACCGCAGGAAGGAG GTGCGGTTCGATGGGCGAGTGCTGCGTCTGGAGCAGGGCTTGTTGCTGCGCTCGCTGCAGGTGTCGGACTCGGGGCTGTACCTGTGCAGCGCCACCGAGAACAACTTCAAGCACGTGCTGGCGCGGCTGCAGCTGGTGGTGCTGGCCAGTGGGGCGGTGAGCGCCGCCCTGGTGGAGAGCGGCCAGACTGCGCCCCCCCTGCAGCCCAGCGCCGGCCAGTACCGCGACCTGCTGACCATCCTGAGCCAGCCCGAGATCGGCCTCATCAACCAGTACTGCCAGGACTACTGGTCGCTAGGAGACCCGCAGGTGGACGGAGCCAGGGCGGAGCTGGGGGAGCAGAGGAAACCCAGGAGTCGGCGACATCATCACGGGGGGGCGGGGCCtcaccaccgcacacacacacacggggaggaGACGCACCATCACCACCCGCATCACAACTCAGGAGCGGCAGAGTCCGATGATGGACAGCAGGCTGAGGAGTCATGA
- the LOC134092396 gene encoding semaphorin-3F-like isoform X4, whose translation MRGRRSSRAADTSDMFDQSALEEYIFHLEPGKEDSGKGKCTYDPKLNSVSTLINGELYAGVYVDFMGTDSAIFRTLGTHTAMRTDQYNSRWLNDPTFVGVQLIPDSAERNDDKLYFFFREKASELGQSTKTHARIGRICLNDDGGHCCLVNKWSSFLKARLVCSVPGADGVETHFDELRDVYIQPTQDTKNPVIYAVFSVSGSVFKGSAVCVYSMSDIRMVFNGPFAHKEGPNYQWVPYTGKIPYPRPGTCPGGTFTPNMRSTKDYPDEVINFMRTHASMFNAVSPVHQHPLVVRSGVDYEFTTIAVDQVTAADGTYQVLFLGTDRGTVQKVIVLPRDDLQTEELVLEEVEVFKVPSPVTTMKISSKRQQLYVASAAGVSQLALQRCDVYGEECADCCLARDPYCAWDGNTCSRYSHSLKRRSRRQDVKYGNPMRQCRGFNSNANRNAVEAVQYAVEGSSTFLECQARSPQAAIRWHHHRGSSDRRKEVRFDGRVLRLEQGLLLRSLQVSDSGLYLCSATENNFKHVLARLQLVVLASGAVSAALVESGQTAPPLQPSAGQYRDLLTILSQPEIGLINQYCQDYWSLGDPQVDGARAELGEQRKPRSRRHHHGGAGPHHRTHTHGEETHHHHPHHNSGAAESDDGQQAEES comes from the exons ATGcgagggaggaggagcagccGGGCGGCTGACACCAGTGACATGTTTGACCAATCAGCACTGGAG GAGTATATTTTCCACCTGGAGCCTGGCAAGGAGGATTCTGGGAAGGGGAAGTGCACCTATGACCCAAAGCTGAATAGCGTGTCTACTTTGATTA ACGGTGAGctgtatgcaggtgtgtatgtggacTTCATGGGGACGGACTCGGCCATCTTCCGTACGCTGGGAACACACACTGCCATGAGGACAGACCAGTACAACTCCCGATGGCtcaacg atcCCACGTTCGTTGGCGTGCAGCTGATCCCAGACAGTGCGGAGAGGAACGACGATAAGCTCTACTTCTTCTTCCGCGAGAAGGCCTCAGAGCTGGGACAGAGCACCAAGACCCACGCCAGGATCGGACGCAtatgcctg AATGATGACGGTGGTCACTGTTGCCTGGTGAATAAGTGGAGCTCGTTCCTGAAGGCTCGGCTCGTCTGCTCCGTCCCAGGGGCTGATGGGGTTGAGACACACTTCGATGAGCTCC gaGATGTGTACATCCAGCCTACACAAGACACCAAAAACCCGGTCATATATGCAGTGTTCTCTGTGTCAGG GTCGGTGTTTAAGGGctcggccgtgtgtgtgtactccatgTCGGATATCCGCATGGTCTTCAACGGCCCCTTCGCCCACAAGGAGGGACCCAACTACCAGTGGGTACCGTACACTGGCAAGATCCCCTACCCACGCCCTGGCACG TGTCCAGGCGGCACGTTCACGCCGAACATGAGGTCCACTAAGGACTACCCTGACGAGGTCATCAACTTCATGCGCACGCACGCGTCCATGTTCAACGCCGTGTCCCCGGTGCATCAGCACCCCCTGGTGGTGCGCTCCGGCGTGGACTACGAGTTCACCACCATCGCCGTGGACCAGGTGACCGCCGCCGACGGGACATACCAGGTGCTCTTCCTGGGGACAG ACAGAGGGACGGTCCAAAAGGTGATCGTTTTGCCCCGAGATGACCTGCAGACAGAGGAGCTGGTCCTGGAGGAAGTGGAGGTctttaag GTCCCATCTCCAGTGACGACCATGAAGATCTCATCGAAAAGG CAACAGCTGTACGTGGCGTCGGCGGCGGGCGTGAGCCAGCTGGCACTGCAGCGCTGCGACGTGTACGGAGAGGAGTGTGCCGACTGCTGCCTGGCACGAGACCCCTACTGCGCCTGGGACGGCAACACCTGCTCACGCTACTCCCACTCGCTAAAgag ACGCAGCCGACGTCAGGATGTGAAGTACGGCAACCCGATGCGGCAGTGCCGCGGCTTCAACTCCAACG CCAATAGGAACGCGGTGGAGGCGGTGCAGTATGCGGTGGAGGGCAGCAGCACCTTCCTGGAGTGCCAGGCGCGCTCACCACAGGCCGCCATCAGGTGGCACCATCACCGTGGTAGCAGTGACCGCAGGAAGGAG GTGCGGTTCGATGGGCGAGTGCTGCGTCTGGAGCAGGGCTTGTTGCTGCGCTCGCTGCAGGTGTCGGACTCGGGGCTGTACCTGTGCAGCGCCACCGAGAACAACTTCAAGCACGTGCTGGCGCGGCTGCAGCTGGTGGTGCTGGCCAGTGGGGCGGTGAGCGCCGCCCTGGTGGAGAGCGGCCAGACTGCGCCCCCCCTGCAGCCCAGCGCCGGCCAGTACCGCGACCTGCTGACCATCCTGAGCCAGCCCGAGATCGGCCTCATCAACCAGTACTGCCAGGACTACTGGTCGCTAGGAGACCCGCAGGTGGACGGAGCCAGGGCGGAGCTGGGGGAGCAGAGGAAACCCAGGAGTCGGCGACATCATCACGGGGGGGCGGGGCCtcaccaccgcacacacacacacggggaggaGACGCACCATCACCACCCGCATCACAACTCAGGAGCGGCAGAGTCCGATGATGGACAGCAGGCTGAGGAGTCATGA